The DNA window caacctttaaaaaaaaatcaggattTAATTAATTGTGTTGATCAAAGCACAAATATAGtccctggttttatttttttcaacataaaaattcAAACATCTTATATATTTTTCTGGCAGGATGAGTCCTTGGAGAAAGGTCTGATGCATCCAGCAGCTTCTATGTTGAAAAGATCTAAAGCCCTTCGCTTCTATGGACTCATGGGGAAACGCTCAGGTGGCTTCAATTCTCAGCTTTATTAAAATcagaaaaagcaacatttttttcattagtttataatttatttttgttagcaAGGGCTTCTAAATGTATATTGTAAAATTATACTGAAAACTTGTTTTTACCTCTGACAGGTGCAAAGAAACCTTTTCAAGTAAATAGACGTAAGAACCTTAATTTTGCTCTCAACCTGAAGTAAAATGCCACTGAAAGAATACTCTGTATTTCAAAGCTGATGctaaattttaaatacaatttcaatCTGAACAATCTCATTCAATCTATTGTACTTTTTTGTCCACTAGGAAATAAAGGAGAGATGTTTGTGGGACTGATGGGAAGGAGCATTTCTAATGACAGTAAGCACAAATGAGACAATaactaaattatttcaaaatatcaaGGCAGCTTTATtgatattaaaaatatcaaattgctaataaacatttaacaacTATAATTAAAAGTCCAAGGCAAAGACATCACCATTAAAATATCTTCTGTTTGTTACAGATTCATCAGCCAGAATAAAACCATTTGCAACCACTGCACTCGATGTTTCGGAGAAACCACACAAGCAAGGTAAGACTATCAGTATAAAAACCTGaggttgttttatttctgtgagCATTTTTACAGTggtattgactttttttttttaaaccacattctAAgcatattaaaatttaaaatttaaaaattattttattggcaGGTTCATCAGAGGAATGGGTCCAAATCCAGTTTTGATGGAgttaaggggggaaaaaaagaacacattCTTATGAGCTATACAATGTTACATCAACCAAAGAAGACGTTACCATACATCATACACCTCAAAATAGACTCTGCTTGCGGCTTCAATTCATGCTAACAATTACTGCAATATTAATTCTAAACAAAATCCACTACCATCttcaaaatgcacatttgatgaaataaacaaaaccagcagCCTGTAAATGCTGCCAAATCTAGGTATGCATTTTTTGCATGAGCAAAGTAAATATTCATGTTATTCACTACACTggaccatttatcatttcacaTTCAAAGCTTACCAGACGAAAGCAGATGTAAAGCAAATAAAGAGATTCTGGATGGTTAAATCTTTGACAATGTCTGCAACAAGAATCATTCAGCTTGGAATGTATGgaacttaaaatataaaagtaaaaaatattccaTGACTCAAATAAGCAGGGTAAAAAACATGAACGAAAGAACACTGCTCGTATTGACAGTTTGTAGGTCTAGGCTACTTGTGGCTGGTGAGACTGGAGGCAAGTTTATTCAGTAGCCTGAGGATCTTAGTGTTTATGTCCCTTTGGGAGGGGTCCATTTTAGCGAGCTCGGGTCaatggttttgttgctgttgcctCGCTTGATCTCCTTTGCTTTCCACTCGTCAATCAAGTCCTAGGAAAACATTGTTAGTACGCTGTGCTTTAAGATTCAGTGAATAGCGAGAAACCAGAAGTCATTTTCaaccaaaactttttttatgacTCGGAAATATGGAAAATAGTTTAGAaccacaaaattacatttaacaaaattattatttgtaattttcaaCATTATCTTGACACTTCCGGTTTTTACAGATAGATTCAAAACTACACATTCAttcttgtttaaattaattatggGACCAGAAAAATCTAAACAACACAATACTTAACTTTTCATTGAGGATATGAGAATTTTGCAACTGGACTTGTCCCATGACATTTCTGTTTCAATAAAGTTATGTTGAGTGATGATAGACAATAAAGGACTTAAAAGGGCCAATTAACTTTGATCTTACCTGTCGCTTCAGCACCAAGTGCTTTCCCTTCCAATACTTCAGCATCTGAAGAGACTGCAGAGTGCTCACAATGTCTACTGGATTGACTGCAGTTTCCTGACTGATTTCTGTGCATCAATCAAATATTACAGGAGTAAATacactttgttttatgtctATTTCTATTTTGCTGGGACAATCTTTTCATGTATTAATAAACCTCATCCAAATGAATACTATGCGACATGCagatatttttgtattattattatctgtgcagcagcaaacaaacacCACAGTCTTACCTTTAATGGAGATCTCTTTGCCTTGAAAGTTGCACATATATCTGAGTAACACTTCCTTCCAGTAGCTGCGGTAGCTGATGAGGCCCAGGTCAGAAAGAGGCCTCTCAGGTGACCCAACCTTTTCCTCCACTTTGGACAGCAGGTAGCCTAAACACAAAAAACCgtacttattattattgtatacaTTATTTTATCGTAACCAAAataatgtttactttttgtaaaTCCCCCAAATACTTACTTAGAAACAACTTTAAATCCTATTATATAATACTCTTCATCAAGAGTCATTTATAGCTCAACACAATTTGGATAAATACAAGTGTACAAATCTAGTCCGTCTAGTCCGTTTATCTCATCCATTCCTATTTTACAACAGGAATTGATTTTATGgccaaaaataagaaattaaaatttgCATAAAGccatgcaaaaaacaaaaaaataaacacgcTTCACATCACTATGGCAAACAAGTGCTAATGCTATCGCTTCTATGTCAAcactgtgtttctttctttatgtaAAGCCAaatcacaaagacaaattaatgtCTGCAATTTCCATTTCACCAAGGTAACAAGACACTATTGTGTCATATTCAGTCGCTATGGCTGCCAATAACTCTCAAGCATTTTGActgatcacacacaaacacatacagttcaTTCCAAGGATGGTAACAAGTGACTTATTCTTGGAATTCCAGGGAACTGCTGGTGTATCGGTGACACCAGAGGAAGaattaatttcaatttttaaataattttaaaaatttaataagtaaaatgtatttgatataTCGCACAGCcctattttacagtaaaaaaaaaaattaaatcaggaGAAAAATTCATGAACATATACATACTGAAGTCAATGAGCATCTTGCCAAAGCCCTGCCTCATGTACTGAGGCATTGTCAGGATACAGGATACATTGTAGTTGAGGAAAGAGTTCTTTTCCTTGAGGTAATATAAAAGATATGCTGTATTTAGATATACAACAATGTATACAAATGAAATACTTCACACCAGTACACACAATTTCATTTACCTTGGAAAAGTATCCCACTAAATGGCAGCCAGTGTTATCAGCCTCAGTCATGACATAGAAGAGGAAAGGTTCCACATCATAGTACAGTGTTTTGTGGTCCAGAAAAAGCTTGGCAAGTAAACACAGGTTCTGGCAGTAGATCTGGGGACATAACAGCACACCCTGTTAACACCTAAAGAgctaaataaagcaaaagatTTCAAAAGACTTTTGAACTTTGCCTACCTTATTCTTTTTGCCATCTACTTCAAACACAGATATAGCCCCCTTTCTGTACACCTCGTCTCCTGGAGGATGCTTCCATACACACTTGGCCTAAAAAGATGCATTATGAAACCAGCTCTTCtcacaaaaagcaaaagcaaataaGGAAAACTCATTTTATGGCAATAATGCAGCATTAACACAGGGGCCCTGTAATAGTAGTAAGAAACAGCTCTTTGCCAAAACATATGAAATTTCTAGGTAAGAAAAactattatttcatttatggtCACCCAAACGTTGTGACGCAGCCATTTTCATTAACcaacaatttttattattttttaataaaacagcattATTGAATACATGGCTTAAGTCACTATTTTCTGACTCACCATGTGTCGCCTGAGGATCGTCTGGCTCTTCATGTACTTGAGGCAGAACTCACAGACGTAGAGGCGACCCAGACGGGCGTACTCCTCAGGATAAGGTGAGTGGTACCAGGTGTCCAACTCATAGCGGCCAAACAGGATGGTCTTGATCATGTTGCTGCCCTCGGTGATCTGACCCTGGATACGCAACTTCTCCTGCAGAAGGGAAAACTTAGTTTAACTGTTGGTCTTAGCAATAGTATCTGTCATGACATTATGCAGCAATAATCAAGTagtatgtgtgtacatatgtttATATCTAACACTAGATAGCCAACCTAACAGACAATTTGCCTgagttggttttttttttttctttttcttttttttttttttttttttttagttctttctAAGTAGGTTCTCTTACCTTCCTGGGacttaaacaattattttagtTCAGAAAATCTTAACACATAATGATGGACATACAGTAGGAAACAACCTATTACCAGGTCTTCAGATGCTCGGGCCTGTGCTTTCCTGAAAAGCTCCAGATCATATTCACTGGTTATGTTCTCCAGCAGAGGTTCTCGGGAGTTGCCATGTGTCTGCCGATGCTCCTTTGGGTCAGACATATACATCACAGGCACAAGACATAATGAACAATATGTAATGCAGTTTCAGTGgtgtaaacaaatgtaaaactgcaTATTGGAGTGTCAGTGTTGTACCAtatgcttttctttctgctctttctgtgGAACAGAATTTCGCCCCCTCCTCATCTCAGCCACCTGTTCTTTGTATCTTGTCTGTTTTGATGTTGGTGTCTGGACAGAAAGATAGAAATACACCACTTACATTTATGATACTATTAGCTGTCCAAAACCTACAAGAAATTGATGTgattaaacatattatttttgCCAACCAGCTGTAAGCACCTGTGCAAATGTTGGAATGTAATCAGAGAAACCCTGTAGACTTTAGCCTTATACAACATTGTCATGCTTTCTGCATGAATTGTATTACTGTGATGTGACTGTTctgattacaaaaaaaactaccTGGTGACGAGTTGCATGGCGCGAGTTACTTTCCTCCTGTACTTTCACCTCGTCTTCTTGTTTCTCTCGGCTGATGGCTTTCACCTAAAATCAAAAGTAAAGGGAGGAAACTATAACAGCTCACGTGTCCTGGGAGTCGTATTGTCTCTATAAACACTTTAGATGTGACTGTGGGTGCAATTTTGCGATTGTGTAATAtgaatttgtaataaaaaggtttgtgtgtcttgtctgtctttcattttatgttattgCTGCAACCAGAAAtatcatatataatatatgtatatatattatatacatatatattttgataatggaagataaaatggaaaatagaGTAGCCAAGCACAACAAAGTTattgtatatataaaaattatcaTAATATACTGAGACAATTAGGCAACAGTGCAGTTATTGGATAATGTATGCTATTATGACATTCCTTGCTTTATAGTGGACAATCAACTTAAATATATAATCAGAtcctaaatgtaaaaactaaaaattcgAAGGCATTGAAAAAGATATTTACCTTGCACTCATCAGCAGAAAGATTATGATACAGAGGGCAACCTGACACAGCAAAGTGACGTTCATGTTTCCCTGTAAGATGACCTGGTAAATATGGAGAAAGTCATGAATATAAATTAATAGGTGATggagaaaacaaataattttaatatgtttattacATAAGGAATTTACCTAGTGAATTACATCCTGGTGTAGGGCATTTCATGTTGAAGTTGTAGGTCTCATGACAGCGGCGGCGTTTAGGTCGATGGGAGAGCTCCTTATCTGAGTCTCTGTTGGTTTGATCTTTGGCCTGACTCTCATCATGAGAGGCATTGGGGCTGGATATGTCTAGTTCAGATTCAGATGAGGGAGCATTTCCTGTAGGTGTCAGTGGTGGAGATTCATCATGGTCTGCAGCTCGTTTCAAGTCCGGTGTATCTAAAGCACAAGACATCATCAC is part of the Channa argus isolate prfri chromosome 20, Channa argus male v1.0, whole genome shotgun sequence genome and encodes:
- the si:ch211-131k2.2 gene encoding protachykinin-1, which encodes MDNRKFQLLVVAVCALVQINQGLSSAVGEERGLSKDWQDESLEKGLMHPAASMLKRSKALRFYGLMGKRSGAKKPFQVNRRNKGEMFVGLMGRSISNDNSSARIKPFATTALDVSEKPHKQGKTISIKT
- the kat7b gene encoding histone acetyltransferase KAT7; the encoded protein is MPRRRQRHMAGSGSDGTEDSDSSAEREPTNSSESDGNMHKRQRLTRASTRLSQSSQDTPDLKRAADHDESPPLTPTGNAPSSESELDISSPNASHDESQAKDQTNRDSDKELSHRPKRRRCHETYNFNMKCPTPGCNSLGHLTGKHERHFAVSGCPLYHNLSADECKVKAISREKQEDEVKVQEESNSRHATRHQTPTSKQTRYKEQVAEMRRGRNSVPQKEQKEKHMEHRQTHGNSREPLLENITSEYDLELFRKAQARASEDLEKLRIQGQITEGSNMIKTILFGRYELDTWYHSPYPEEYARLGRLYVCEFCLKYMKSQTILRRHMAKCVWKHPPGDEVYRKGAISVFEVDGKKNKIYCQNLCLLAKLFLDHKTLYYDVEPFLFYVMTEADNTGCHLVGYFSKEKNSFLNYNVSCILTMPQYMRQGFGKMLIDFSYLLSKVEEKVGSPERPLSDLGLISYRSYWKEVLLRYMCNFQGKEISIKEISQETAVNPVDIVSTLQSLQMLKYWKGKHLVLKRQDLIDEWKAKEIKRGNSNKTIDPSSLKWTPPKGT